One stretch of Microplitis mediator isolate UGA2020A chromosome 9, iyMicMedi2.1, whole genome shotgun sequence DNA includes these proteins:
- the LOC130674118 gene encoding transmembrane protein 184C yields the protein MANICRKWRIWILPLLTSVYALLICILVPILLRNSIKNGFQKQDQGALVGGGFVLLSLPIAFYEIVQHMIHYTQPRLQKYIIRILWMVPIYAVNAWLGLIYPEGSIYVDSLRECYEAYVIYNFMMYLLAYLNSDHELEHRLEMSPQIKHMIPFCCLSDWQMGTEFVHMCKHGILQYTVVRPLSTAISFICALNNVYGEGEFRGDVAFPYLIALNNLSQFIAMYCLVLFYRANSESLKPMEPIGKFLCIKAVVFFSFFQGVLIAMLVYFGVISNIFDTKDTDDIRHISSKLQDFLICIEMFLAAVAHHFSFSHKPYVNLAQSQAWWDAFRAMWDISDVHNDIKEHLGVVGLSLSRRIRGRNSYQQTWGSATERTSLLPDQMQLLTATKSVPSCSLAEYDDDSNHFNNYPYKLTEDIPDICHAEQGSAVDT from the exons atggctaATATTTGCAGAAAATGGCGAATATGGATATTACCATTGTTGACAAGTGTCTATGCCTTATTAATATGTATTCTAGTGCCAATACTATTAaggaattcaataaaaaatggcTTTCAAAAACAGGATCAAGGTGCTTTGGTAGGCGGGGGATTTGTGCTGTTGTCATTACCAATCgcattttatgaaatcgttcAACACATGATTCATTATACTCAACCGAGATTACAGAAGTATATTATTCGAATACTATGGATGGTACCAATTTACGCTGTAAATGCTTGGTTAGGATTGATTTATCCCGAGGGCAGTATTTACGTAGACAGCTTACGTGAATGTTATGAAGcttatgttatttataattttatgatgtaTTTGCTGGCCTATCTTAATTCTGATCATGAATTAGAACATCGGCTAGAAATGTCTCCCCAGATTAAACATATGATTCCTTTTTGTTGTCTTTCTGATTGGCAAATGGGTACAGAATTTGTGCATATGTGTAAGCATGGAATTCTTCAATATACAGTTGTCAGACCCTTATCAACAGCTATTTCATT TATTTGCGCATTAAATAATGTTTACGGTGAAGGTGAATTTCGTGGAGATGTCGCATTTCCTTATTTAATTGCActgaataatttatcacaatttaTAGCAATGTACTGTTTAGTATTATTCTATCGTGCTAATTCTGAAAGTCTAAAGCCAATGGAACCAATTGGTAAATTTTTGTGTATCAAAGCTgtagtatttttttcattttt TCAAGGCGTTCTGATAGCAATGTTGGTATATTTTGGTGTAATATCAAACATTTTTGATACTAAGGATACCGATGATATTCGTCATATATCTTCCAAACTTCAAGACTTTCTTATTTGTATTGAAATGTTTCTAGCAGCCGTTGCTCATCACTTCAGTTTTAGCCATAAACCATACGTCAATCTTGCACAAAGTCAAGCATGGTGGGACGCATTCAG aGCAATGTGGGACATATCAGATGTACATAACGATATAAAAGAGCATTTAGGAGTGGTGGGATTATCATTAAGTCGAAGAATACGTGGTCGTAATAGTTATCAACAAACTTGGGGAAGTGCTACCGAACGTACTTCACTCTTACCAGATCAAATGCAACTTCTAACAGCCACTAAAAGTGTACCAAGTTGCTCATTAGCTGAATATGATGATGATTCAAATCATTTCAACAACTATCCATATAAACTTACCGAAGATATTCCAGATATTTGTCATGCCGAACAGGGTAGTGCCGTCGATACGTAA